The sequence below is a genomic window from Streptomyces sp. V1I1.
GAGGATCTCGGCGCCGAAGCGCATGGCCTGGCGGCGGGCACGGTCCGCCAGCTGGGCCCCCGACACTCCATCGGGAAACCCGAGATAGTTCTCGATCCGGCTGCTCTGGCCGGCCTGCCCACCCGTCGCGCTGCGTTCCACCAGTACAGTGCGCAGTCCCTCGGAAGCCGCGTAGACGGCGGCGCCGAGCCCGGCGGGGCCCGCACCGATCACGACGACGTCATAGAAGGCGGCGGCGGGGGTGGTGGTCAGCCCCACGTGCGCGGCGAGTTCGGGTTCGCTCGGCGCCTGCAGTGTCTCGCCGTCGGCAGTGATCACCAGCGGCACGTCGCCCGCGGTGAGCCCGGCCGCGTCCAGCAGCCTCATCCCCTCGGGCTCGTCCGCGGCGAGCCAGCGATAGGGGACGAGGTTGCGGGCGAGGAACTCCCTTACGGCGAAGGACGGTGCCGACCAACGGTGTCCCACAATCCGCGTCTCGCCGGCTTCCTCATGGGGCGCTGCCGCCCACAGCTCCAGCAGCCCGTCCAGGACCGGGTAGAGGTTCTCCTCGGGCGGACTCCAGGGCTTGAGCAGGTAGTGATCGAGGTCGACGAGGTTGATGGCCTCGATGGCCGCGCCCGTGTCGGCGTAGGCGGTCAGCAGCACACGCCTGGCCAGGGGGAAGAGGTCCATGGCCTCCTCGAGGAACTGCACTCCGTTCATCGTCGGCATGCGGTAGTCGGCGATCATCACGGCAAGCGGCTCGCCCCGCAGCTTGACCTCCCGCAGCGCCTCCAGAGCTTCTGCACCGGAAGGCGCGCGGAGCACCCGATACCGGTCGCCGTACCGGCGCCGCAGGTCGCGGGCGATGGCTCGGGACACGCCCGGATCGTCATCGACGGTCAGGATCGTCGGCTTCGCCATGCCTTCCATCTTGCTCTCCACCGAGCACGCACGCGATGAGGCACCGAAGCGGCCTGTGGGGCTGCCTCCGACCAGGCTGCCGACGGGGACGAACCTCTCACTGGTGTCGACTGTGCGCCGACCACGTCTTCTGACGGACCGCGTGCCTGTCTGTCCAGAAACTGCGAGCGTGCCGTTTCAAGGAGCTCGTGGGCCCCTTACCCCGCCCCGGTACAAGGCCGCACCGGTCGACAGCTTCCACAGAATCCCGTTGACGACCTGCCACCGGTCCCGGACGGGACGCCCCATCCTGGGCGGAACCAACAACGGCTCGATCACGGCCCAAGCCTGGTCAGTCACTTCATGACAGCGCACCACGAACGGGACAACGAGCGACCGACTTTACGGACCTAGGCCCAGACCAACCGCGATCTGTGTGCCCAGTAGCCATCGGCGGGCTGAGTCAGCGCGGCGAGCCGTTCAAGCTGATCGGCCCTGAGGCGCAGGTCAGCCGCCGTGAGGTTGCTTGTGAGTTGATCGACCGTGGCCGCTCCCGACAGCACGACGTTCACCCAGGGTCGTGAGGTGACCATGGCGAGCGCAACGGCGTCGCAGGAGGCGCCTGTCTCCTGCGCGATCTCGCGCAGCACAGCCGTGTCCGGGCCAATGGCGTGGCGATCAGCCAGTCGACCGTTGGCCATCGCTTCCTTGACAATCACCGTCCGCCCGGCGGCATGCGCCTCGGCCAGGGCTTCACCCGCTGACGGCTCCAGTACGTTGTACGTGGCCTGCACGCTGCCGAACAGCGGCTCTCCGGCTACCGTGACCGCCAGCGCTGCGCGGATAGCTTCCGCCTGGCCCGGTCCGCTGGTCGACAGTCCGATCGTCACGCCTTCGGCGGCAAGCGTGGCAAGTCGGTCGTGCAGCGCACGATCGGTCAGCGCCGGGCTGTCCTGGGTCACCGAGTGGATCTGGTAGAGGTCGAGCCGACTTCCGAGCAGCGCGCGCGTCTCGGCGAGCTGCCGGTCGTACGCGGACGTGCTGTGCTCCTTCACCTCGTGCACCTCGGCGTCGGTGCGCCAGTCGGCGGTGTAGGTGTAGCCCCACTTGCTGCCAATCACCACGTCGCGTGCATCGGGGCGCGTCCGCAGCCAGGTGGCCAGAAACTCCTCGGCCCGGCCGTAGGAGCGGGCAGCGTCGATGTACCTCACGCCCCTGTCGTAGGCGGTGTCCAGCAACTGGTGAGCACGCGCCCGCATCGTGTCGACCGAGCGGTCTGCGGGCAGGTCGGCTTTCCGGCCCACGTTGATGTAGCCGGGGCGCCCAACCGCGGCCAGGCCCAACCCGAAGCGAGCGATCGGCGAGGCGCTCGTATTCAGGCGTTGAAGGGGCATGCGAGGTGTCCTCCTCCGAGATCGACGGCGTGCAGTACCACCCAACCATGCGGTGCGGCTTTGACGACCATGCGGCCAGGGCAGTACATCCATCCGACAGCCACGGCAAGGCGTCCTACGCGGGGCGCAGCGCTCCGGGTGCTGACCGGCCATACGTCCTGAACCCAGGGGAATACGACTGACACAGCATCCCGATGCAGTCGACCCTGCGGCTGTCAGCCCTCAGCAGCGCCTGCCCACCCACCTACTCCGGGCGAGAACGACGCGTTCGGAGGGTGTTGCGGGTCGCCCGTCCGGCGCGAGGCCGCGACCGGACCCCCGTTCCGGTCGCGGCCTCGCTGGTGTGGTGGCCGTGTGTATGACTTTGGTCTGGCGTGCTGGATTGCCACTTCAGGCTGGACTACCGGCATGGCCGCGTCGACTCGTTTCGGTTTGGCCCGAAGGGAGGCCACTGCAAAAGAATCACAGTGTGGCACTGCGCATTCACTTCACTGCCCAGGACCTGGCCCGCAATCGCCTGGCCCCAGGCCCCCGTCCGCTGTTTGAGCTCGACATCTGGATCCGGCTGCTGCAGGAGAGATCACAGTGGGCTGGCTGGTCCGCCGTCATGGCTTGAGCAGCGACAACCTGGTCGCAGCCGACGTCGTCACAGCAGATGGCCGGCTCGTGCACGCCAGTACGGACGAGAACCCTGACCTGCTCTGTGCGCTCCGCGGCGGTGGCGGCAACTTCGGTGTCGTCACGTCCTTCGAGTACCAGCTGCACCCGGTGGGCCCACACGTGCCCGCGGGCCTGATCGTCTACCCCCTCGCCGAAGCACGGCAGGTGATCGCCAAGTGGCGTGACCTGACCGCCGAGATGCCCGACGAGCCGACGACGCTGGTCAACCTGACAACGGCGCCTCCCCTGCCCTTCCTGCCCGAAGACGTGCACGGTACCCGGATCGTCGTCATCGCCAGCATGTACGCCAGCGCCATCGAGGCCGGGGAAGCGGCGGTCCGGCCACCGCGCCCGCTTGGTACCCCGATCGCCGACATCATGGGCCCGATGCCCTACGTCGCAATGCAGTCACCGGCGGGCCAGGGATTCCGCTCAACTCCGTTCCGTGATCAGGGATGCGCATACCGTGATCGATGTGGCCTGAACCCTCCTTGAGTCGGCCGGGGGAGCGGCAAGAGACTTCTCCTGTGCCAGAGACGGCCACGCGCCCCGCAGGGGCTCCGCGCACATCAGTCCTGCTCGCAATCTGAGGAGACCGCCAAATGCCCGACGCCGGGCCTCGAAGTAGCGCACACCGGATCACGCTGACCGACGGCACTGCCACCCGGACTCGGGAGCTGGCCCACGCTGACCTCGGACCCATCCAGGCGCTGCACCACCGTTGCTCGCCGGGCAGTC
It includes:
- a CDS encoding FAD-binding oxidoreductase, whose translation is MSSDNLVAADVVTADGRLVHASTDENPDLLCALRGGGGNFGVVTSFEYQLHPVGPHVPAGLIVYPLAEARQVIAKWRDLTAEMPDEPTTLVNLTTAPPLPFLPEDVHGTRIVVIASMYASAIEAGEAAVRPPRPLGTPIADIMGPMPYVAMQSPAGQGFRSTPFRDQGCAYRDRCGLNPP
- a CDS encoding aldo/keto reductase, producing the protein MPLQRLNTSASPIARFGLGLAAVGRPGYINVGRKADLPADRSVDTMRARAHQLLDTAYDRGVRYIDAARSYGRAEEFLATWLRTRPDARDVVIGSKWGYTYTADWRTDAEVHEVKEHSTSAYDRQLAETRALLGSRLDLYQIHSVTQDSPALTDRALHDRLATLAAEGVTIGLSTSGPGQAEAIRAALAVTVAGEPLFGSVQATYNVLEPSAGEALAEAHAAGRTVIVKEAMANGRLADRHAIGPDTAVLREIAQETGASCDAVALAMVTSRPWVNVVLSGAATVDQLTSNLTAADLRLRADQLERLAALTQPADGYWAHRSRLVWA
- a CDS encoding FAD-dependent oxidoreductase, whose translation is MAKPTILTVDDDPGVSRAIARDLRRRYGDRYRVLRAPSGAEALEALREVKLRGEPLAVMIADYRMPTMNGVQFLEEAMDLFPLARRVLLTAYADTGAAIEAINLVDLDHYLLKPWSPPEENLYPVLDGLLELWAAAPHEEAGETRIVGHRWSAPSFAVREFLARNLVPYRWLAADEPEGMRLLDAAGLTAGDVPLVITADGETLQAPSEPELAAHVGLTTTPAAAFYDVVVIGAGPAGLGAAVYAASEGLRTVLVERSATGGQAGQSSRIENYLGFPDGVSGAQLADRARRQAMRFGAEILTAREVVSLEAAGAGRVLRFSDGTSIGAHTVVLATGVSYRRLDGPGLEEFTGAGVYYGAASFEAASCQDQDVYIVGGANSAGQAAVYFSRYAKQVHLLIRGSGLTQSMSHYLVQQLEALANIEIHSHTEVAGSEGEKHLQRLILRDNRTDALTTVHASYLFVFIGAEPPTQWLDGVICRDARGFVLTGPDLLSGGARPAGWPLSRDPYHLETSVPGVFAAGDVRAESVKRVASAVGEGAMAVSLVHRYLEAQ